In Sphingobacterium sp. SYP-B4668, the sequence GGCCCAGTTAAAATATGATGAGTTCAAAATGGATGAATCTATTTATGTGGTAGGGAATGAGCAAGACTATCATTTTAAGGTGTTATTCTTGATTTTGAAAAAATTGGGTAAGTCCTGGGCAAACGGACTATTTCATCTTTCTTATGGAATGGTAGATTTACCTTCAGGAAAGATGAAGTCTAGAGAGGGCACCGTGGTGGATGCCGATGACTTGATGTCTGAGATGGTGGATACTGCAAGAGAACGTACCGAAGAGCTCGGAAAGACAGAGGGGTTTACGAATGAGGAGAAAGAATCACTCTATCAGGTTATTGGAATGGGGGCATTGAAGTACTTTTTGCTGAAGGTTGACCCGAAGAAGAGGTTGTTGTTTGACCCAAATGAGTCAGTGGATTTTCAGGGCCATACCGGACCTTTTATTCAATACACGCACGCACGTATTAAATCAGTTTTGAACAAATCAAATTTCTCAACAACCGATGGTGTGGCTGTGCCTCCGTCTTTATCCTCTTATGAGCGTGACCTGATTCAGTGTTTGGGCAATTATGGAAATGTTGTAGCGGCCTCTGCAGAGGAGTTTAGCCCTGCACAATTGGCGAATTACGTGTACGATGTGTCGAAGCTTTATAATAAATTCTATCATGAAGAGACTATTTTGAAAGCAGAAGATGAGGCTGTTCGCACATTCCGTCTCCATCTCTCTGCAGTTGCAGCAAATGTGCTCTCAAAGGGTATGGGGTTGTTGGGTATCGTGGTGCCTGAAAGAATGTAAGCGAATTGACTTTTTGTCTTTTCAAGAATTAGCATAAAGCCATCATCCCGCCTAACAGGGATGATGGCTTTATTATCATAGTCTCAAGATTTTCGATTGATTGTCATCTAATGCAGATGCAATAGGCAGAAGGACTTGCTAAAGTGGAGCAAATAATACAATTATAAAAGTAATTAATGAACTGAATATGAATAAAATACGCGTTGGACTAATCGGCTTTGGTATATCGGGACAGGTATTTCATGCACCTGTTATGCGGTCTGTGGCTGAGTTGGAATTGGTTAAGGTGACCGCTCGGAAGGAAGAGCAGAAGGCTATTTTGCGCGCGAAATATCCTCAAGCTCAGATTGTAGAGTCTGCTGAAGATATATTTACTGATGAAGAAATCGATTTGGTCGTTGTCGCAACTTCCAATGATATGCACTATCCATTTGCTAAAAGAGCCTTAGAGGCAGGAAAGCATGTGGTCGTCGAGAAGCCCTTTACTAATACCGCTGAGCAAGCTGATGAATTAGTACAATTAGCTGCACAAAAGGGAAAAATTCTTTCGGTATATCACAATTATCGCTTTCACTCGGATTATCGTACACTTCAAGAGGTGATCAATGAAGGACGTTTGGGAACAATTTATAACGTCGAGATGCGATTTGACCGGTTTCGAAACTTTTTGCGACCGAATGCATGGCGAGAGGAAAATTTACCAGGTTCGGGTATTTTTTATGACTTAGGCGCACATGGTATTGATTTAAGTTTGCAGTTATTTGGGAAGCCAGAGGCTATATTTGCCGATTTGGCGGTTCAACGTCCTGGCGCAAGAGCGATAGACAATTTCGATGTTCTGCTTTACTATCCAAACATGCGTGTGTCGATAAAAGGAAGTATGTTGGCAAAAGAACCTACCCAGCGGTTTATGGTTTTTGGGTTGAACGGTAATTTTACAAAGTTTGGTACAGACCCACAAGAAGTACTGCTACGTGCTGGACATTTTCCTGATGAGGATCCTAATTGG encodes:
- a CDS encoding oxidoreductase, whose translation is MNKIRVGLIGFGISGQVFHAPVMRSVAELELVKVTARKEEQKAILRAKYPQAQIVESAEDIFTDEEIDLVVVATSNDMHYPFAKRALEAGKHVVVEKPFTNTAEQADELVQLAAQKGKILSVYHNYRFHSDYRTLQEVINEGRLGTIYNVEMRFDRFRNFLRPNAWREENLPGSGIFYDLGAHGIDLSLQLFGKPEAIFADLAVQRPGARAIDNFDVLLYYPNMRVSIKGSMLAKEPTQRFMVFGLNGNFTKFGTDPQEVLLRAGHFPDEDPNWGKESTDIYGKLNLLLEDRDIEEIVPSKIGSYPDYYQNVADAILGKSPLIVKPEQARDVIKLIELGYQSQEERRVIPVQGQLISY